One genomic window of Haloferax mediterranei ATCC 33500 includes the following:
- a CDS encoding site-2 protease family protein: protein MNTLQWILAGFIAYSLLAALLRARGVLPEYIRVQGPLMTVHTRRGRELLDKLASPKRFWRAWSNIGLGVALVIMVGSFVLLVYQAVFIVSNPPAPTQVNQPQNFLVIPGVNDFLPLSVAPEILFGLLVGLVVHEGGHGVLSRVEGIDVESMGVVLLTILPVGAFVEPSEESQRRAERGGKSRMFAAGVTNNFAVTVVAFALLFGPVIGSISVAPGVAVSGAYSGSPADVAGISSGDRVTAIEGTPVNTTQELDAALLSADDQTVTVELDGERTVSVTRELVVAGSVSGNPANLTVESGGDPLRVTAVNGTPVSTQAEFEAAVGDSRFVRLDTSVGERTIPVGAYITNIAKNESLFNAVGTTDPLIITALDGARITSSTDLQEALDRTEPTQTVPVEVYRNGSFQTYDVTLGENPQDGNGFLGVNIFPGTSGLLLTDFGTQEYPAGTYLSLLGGDGGDGSSGVANGLTGSPLQLVYVSLLLPLASVVLGIPNFPGFTGDIINFYQVGGPLGFLGGGVFLLANLLFWTAWINLQLGLFNCIPGYPLDGGRILRTAAEAVVSRLPVDDPHTVVRTITTSIGLTMLASLLLMIFGPTVLGG, encoded by the coding sequence ATGAACACGTTGCAGTGGATCCTCGCCGGATTCATCGCTTACTCTCTCCTTGCGGCGCTGTTGCGTGCTCGCGGGGTTCTCCCCGAGTACATTCGCGTCCAGGGTCCCCTCATGACGGTTCACACCCGTCGCGGCCGCGAACTCCTCGACAAACTCGCCTCTCCAAAGCGGTTCTGGCGTGCGTGGAGTAACATCGGCCTCGGTGTCGCCCTCGTCATTATGGTCGGGTCGTTCGTGCTCTTAGTTTATCAGGCGGTCTTCATCGTCTCCAATCCGCCCGCCCCGACGCAGGTGAACCAGCCGCAGAACTTCCTCGTTATCCCCGGCGTGAACGACTTCCTCCCGTTGTCTGTCGCCCCGGAGATTCTCTTCGGTCTCCTCGTCGGTCTCGTCGTCCACGAGGGAGGCCACGGCGTCCTCAGCCGTGTCGAAGGTATCGACGTGGAGTCGATGGGGGTCGTCCTTCTGACGATTCTCCCCGTCGGTGCATTCGTCGAACCGTCCGAAGAGAGCCAACGTCGCGCCGAACGCGGCGGGAAGTCTCGAATGTTCGCCGCCGGCGTGACCAACAACTTCGCTGTCACCGTCGTTGCGTTCGCTCTCTTGTTCGGCCCGGTTATCGGTTCAATCTCCGTCGCACCGGGGGTTGCTGTCTCCGGTGCGTACTCGGGGTCACCCGCCGATGTCGCGGGTATTTCCAGCGGCGACCGTGTGACTGCCATCGAAGGAACGCCGGTCAACACGACACAGGAACTCGACGCGGCACTTCTCTCGGCCGACGACCAGACCGTCACGGTCGAACTGGACGGCGAGCGAACAGTCTCAGTCACGAGAGAACTCGTCGTCGCCGGTTCCGTCTCCGGAAATCCGGCGAATCTCACGGTCGAGTCGGGAGGTGACCCGCTCCGCGTCACGGCCGTCAACGGGACGCCCGTCTCGACCCAAGCGGAGTTCGAGGCGGCTGTCGGTGACTCTCGGTTCGTCCGTCTCGACACGTCCGTCGGCGAACGAACGATTCCGGTCGGCGCGTACATCACGAACATCGCGAAGAACGAATCGCTTTTCAACGCGGTAGGGACGACCGACCCACTCATTATCACCGCGCTCGACGGTGCGCGAATCACCTCGTCGACCGACTTACAGGAGGCACTCGACCGGACCGAACCGACTCAGACTGTCCCCGTCGAAGTGTACCGCAATGGCTCTTTCCAGACGTACGACGTGACGCTCGGGGAGAACCCACAGGACGGAAACGGCTTCCTCGGGGTCAACATCTTCCCGGGAACGAGCGGGCTTCTCCTGACGGACTTCGGGACGCAGGAGTACCCCGCGGGAACGTATCTCTCGCTCCTCGGCGGTGACGGCGGCGACGGTTCCAGCGGCGTCGCTAATGGATTGACCGGTTCGCCTCTTCAACTCGTCTACGTGTCGCTCCTGTTACCCCTCGCATCCGTCGTCCTCGGAATTCCGAACTTCCCCGGTTTCACTGGCGACATCATCAACTTCTACCAGGTCGGTGGACCGCTCGGCTTCCTCGGTGGTGGCGTCTTCCTCCTCGCCAACCTCCTGTTTTGGACGGCGTGGATTAACCTCCAACTGGGGCTTTTCAACTGTATCCCCGGCTACCCGCTCGACGGCGGCCGCATCCTCAGAACTGCGGCGGAGGCCGTCGTCTCGCGGCTTCCGGTCGACGACCCGCATACCGTGGTCCGAACCATTACGACCTCTATTGGCCTCACGATGCTCGCGTCGCTGCTCCTCATGATATTCGGGCCGACGGTCCTCGGCGGCTAG
- a CDS encoding LURP-one-related/scramblase family protein: MFESSRYEVRQKVSIGTKYVVYENDTPILSAKKKKFKLKEDFRLNDYDSGDERFRVKADSVLDVSAAYDIVDSQTGERVGAVKRGAFSFAKHTYQLLGPDGSVVGRIVEDNVPMAIARRVLTTLIPFSYRIENATGKPVGSIDEAFSFRDKYTIDIDTEQIDPRLLVVGAVVIDAIEEN; encoded by the coding sequence ATGTTCGAGAGTTCCCGCTACGAAGTCCGTCAGAAAGTCTCTATCGGCACGAAATACGTCGTCTACGAGAATGACACGCCCATCCTCTCCGCGAAGAAAAAGAAGTTCAAACTCAAGGAGGACTTCCGACTGAACGACTACGACAGCGGCGACGAGCGATTCCGCGTGAAGGCGGACAGCGTCCTCGACGTGTCCGCAGCCTACGATATCGTCGACAGTCAGACCGGCGAGCGCGTCGGCGCGGTCAAACGCGGCGCGTTCTCGTTCGCAAAACACACCTACCAACTGCTCGGCCCGGACGGGTCTGTCGTCGGCCGAATCGTCGAAGACAACGTCCCGATGGCCATCGCCCGGCGTGTCCTTACGACGCTCATCCCCTTTTCGTACCGTATCGAGAACGCGACGGGTAAGCCGGTCGGCTCTATCGACGAGGCGTTCTCGTTCCGGGACAAGTACACCATCGACATCGACACGGAACAGATAGACCCGCGTCTCCTCGTCGTCGGTGCCGTGGTGATCGACGCCATCGAAGAGAACTAA
- a CDS encoding BGTF surface domain-containing protein, translated as MCTQIKDSFRLLFVTVVLVGAVVGGTGVAAAENSSVSFVTEDGKVTVQPAENQTIRATSDLEPGTNVSLRVVSADDTEPRFLKTTETTVGEDGNFSAAFNFSEAPDGGTFTVTAEILLPSTDDDQVESEGVVVEDTESTTTETADSTNETAAGTETTEKDGIGIMVPGFGIGTAVFALAAVGAVAFLAGRRS; from the coding sequence ATGTGCACACAGATTAAAGACTCATTCCGCCTGCTCTTCGTCACTGTCGTCCTCGTCGGGGCGGTGGTCGGTGGCACCGGAGTTGCCGCCGCGGAGAATTCGTCGGTTTCATTCGTGACCGAAGACGGAAAGGTGACGGTGCAACCAGCGGAAAACCAGACGATTCGCGCGACGAGCGACCTCGAACCGGGAACCAACGTCAGCCTTCGCGTTGTGTCAGCTGACGACACGGAACCACGGTTCCTCAAGACGACAGAGACCACCGTTGGCGAGGACGGAAACTTCTCTGCCGCATTCAATTTCTCCGAGGCTCCAGACGGGGGAACGTTCACCGTTACTGCCGAGATTCTTCTGCCGTCCACGGACGATGACCAGGTTGAATCCGAGGGTGTCGTCGTCGAAGATACCGAATCGACGACAACCGAAACCGCAGACTCGACGAACGAAACGGCGGCCGGGACGGAGACGACAGAAAAAGACGGCATCGGAATCATGGTTCCCGGATTCGGCATCGGAACCGCCGTCTTCGCACTTGCTGCAGTCGGTGCGGTCGCGTTCCTCGCCGGGCGACGTTCATAA
- the lysS gene encoding lysine--tRNA ligase: MTTDEASSVDVPDGTPESSDDHHDFWADDVADEIEARDPDEPVVIKGGVSPSGVAHLGNFNEIMRGYFVAEVLRERGHEVRQVFTSDDKDPLRKLPRKLADADGNIVGLGEVDAGALGRNLGKPYTSIPDPFGETDSYAAHFAALLKADADRLGVPVEMISNTKLYENGDFDPVVEHVLEHIDTAREVLSEYQSKVDDDYVPFNPVCEACGKITETVTDIDLEAGTIEYTCTDMTVGDNTIDGCGHDGTATFREGKLPWRFEWPGQWQVLGVDFEPFGKDHAEGSWPSGKDIAENVLEIEPPVPMVYEWFTLNGKALSSSAGNIVTVPEMLELLEPEVLRYFFALNPRKARDLDLTRLDQLVDDFDRFERAYFGEVDDESLTRFAKRAYPFVVDDVREDRIRLPYTFAAVLGMTDDEDLRVKMARNEGFFDDDTPEDVIDEALGRVERARRWAEKMDNQYNYRLQVELPEFDFEPAVESALDDLADFVAEGHDGEEIQGEIYETAREHDIEMGDFFAAGYRLFFDDTQGPRLGEFLGELEQDFVVTRLRRED, from the coding sequence ATGACGACAGACGAAGCCTCCTCCGTCGATGTTCCCGACGGCACGCCCGAATCGAGTGACGACCACCACGACTTCTGGGCCGACGACGTCGCGGACGAAATCGAAGCCCGAGACCCCGACGAACCCGTCGTCATCAAAGGCGGCGTCTCTCCGTCCGGTGTTGCTCACCTCGGCAACTTCAACGAGATTATGCGCGGCTACTTCGTCGCCGAAGTACTCCGCGAGCGCGGTCACGAGGTCCGACAGGTCTTCACGAGTGACGACAAGGACCCGCTCCGAAAACTTCCACGCAAACTTGCCGACGCCGACGGTAACATCGTCGGACTCGGCGAGGTCGACGCCGGTGCACTCGGCCGCAACCTCGGCAAGCCGTACACCTCGATTCCGGACCCGTTCGGCGAGACCGACTCCTACGCGGCGCACTTCGCGGCCCTTCTGAAGGCCGACGCCGACCGTCTCGGCGTGCCGGTCGAGATGATTTCGAACACCAAACTGTACGAAAACGGCGATTTCGACCCCGTCGTCGAGCACGTCCTCGAACACATCGACACCGCGCGCGAGGTGCTCAGCGAGTACCAGTCGAAGGTCGACGACGACTACGTCCCGTTCAATCCCGTCTGTGAAGCGTGCGGGAAGATTACGGAGACGGTCACCGACATCGATCTCGAAGCGGGCACCATCGAGTACACCTGTACCGACATGACTGTCGGCGACAACACCATCGACGGCTGTGGACACGACGGAACGGCGACGTTCCGCGAGGGTAAGCTTCCGTGGCGCTTCGAATGGCCCGGCCAGTGGCAGGTTCTCGGCGTCGACTTCGAACCCTTCGGCAAGGACCACGCTGAAGGCTCGTGGCCCTCGGGCAAGGACATCGCGGAGAACGTCCTCGAAATCGAGCCGCCGGTGCCGATGGTCTACGAGTGGTTCACGCTCAACGGGAAGGCACTCTCCTCGTCGGCCGGAAACATCGTCACCGTCCCGGAGATGCTCGAACTGCTCGAACCCGAGGTGCTTCGGTACTTCTTCGCGCTCAACCCGCGGAAGGCCCGCGACCTCGACCTGACGCGACTCGACCAACTGGTCGACGACTTCGACCGATTCGAACGCGCGTACTTCGGCGAGGTCGACGACGAAAGCCTCACCCGGTTCGCAAAGCGCGCCTACCCGTTCGTCGTCGACGACGTTCGTGAGGACCGTATCCGCCTCCCGTACACCTTCGCGGCCGTCCTCGGCATGACCGACGACGAGGACCTGCGCGTCAAGATGGCCCGCAACGAGGGCTTCTTCGACGACGACACGCCCGAAGACGTTATCGACGAGGCACTCGGCCGGGTCGAACGCGCCCGCCGCTGGGCCGAGAAGATGGACAACCAGTACAACTACCGCCTGCAGGTCGAACTCCCCGAATTCGACTTCGAGCCTGCGGTCGAGTCGGCCCTCGACGACCTCGCCGACTTCGTCGCCGAAGGCCACGACGGCGAGGAGATTCAGGGTGAAATATACGAGACCGCCCGCGAGCACGATATCGAGATGGGCGACTTCTTCGCCGCTGGGTACCGCCTCTTCTTCGACGACACGCAGGGGCCGCGCCTCGGCGAGTTCCTCGGTGAGTTAGAACAGGACTTCGTCGTGACGCGTCTCCGTCGCGAGGACTGA